The Palleronia sp. THAF1 genome contains the following window.
AAATCCGTACGCGCCCTTGTGCTTGCCCCCACCCGCGAACTGGCCAATCAGATCGCCGACAACCTGCGCCCGTTGTCCGGCGGCAGCCAGATCGGCATCGCCGTCGTCACCGGCGGTGTGTCGGCCAACCGTCAGAAGGGCCGGCTGGAGCGCGGCGTCGACATTTTGATCGCCACGCCGGGTCGCCTGCTGGACCTTCTGAATCAGAAGGCCCTGACCCTGTCCGACACGCGTTTCCTGGTGCTGGACGAGGCCGACCAGATGCTCGACATGGGTTTCATCCATGACCTGCGGAAGATCGCGCAGCATGTGCCCGAGACACGCCAGACGCTGCTGTTCTCGGCCACCATGTCCAAGGACATGAACGAGATCGCCCAGACCTTCCTGCGCAACCCTATCCGGATCGAGGTCGCCTCTCCGGGCAAGCCAGCCGACAAGGTGACACAGGAAGTGCGTTTCATGCCGAAAGAGGCGAAAGTAGACGAGCTTATCGCTCAGCTTGGCACCCACAAGGGCCAGCGGGCGCTGATCTTCGTGAAGATGAAGCACTCTGCCGACAAGCTGATGAAGCAGCTGGAGCGCGCCGGTTTTCCGGGTGCCGCGCTGCACGGCAACCGCAGCCAGAACCAGCGCGACCGGGCGCTGAAGGCCTTTACCAACGGCGAGATCGACGTGCTGGTCGCCACCGACGTGGCCGCCCGCGGCATCGACATCCCAGAGGTCGATTTCGTCTACAACTTCGAGCTTCCGAACATCCCCGAGACCTATGTCCACCGCATCGGTCGCACCGCGCGGGCGGGGCGCGATGGCAAGTCGGTCAGCTTCTGCCAGCCGGATGAACTGGGCTATCTGCGCGATATCGAGAAGCTGCTGAAGATCACCGTTCCCGTGGCGCAGGATGCGTCCTGGGCCCAC
Protein-coding sequences here:
- a CDS encoding DEAD/DEAH box helicase, with the protein product MDFDMLGLAPALLSRLAERGLDTPTPIQAKAIPHGLQGRDVMGLAQTGTGKTIAFGLPILQGLIEDGSRPAPKSVRALVLAPTRELANQIADNLRPLSGGSQIGIAVVTGGVSANRQKGRLERGVDILIATPGRLLDLLNQKALTLSDTRFLVLDEADQMLDMGFIHDLRKIAQHVPETRQTLLFSATMSKDMNEIAQTFLRNPIRIEVASPGKPADKVTQEVRFMPKEAKVDELIAQLGTHKGQRALIFVKMKHSADKLMKQLERAGFPGAALHGNRSQNQRDRALKAFTNGEIDVLVATDVAARGIDIPEVDFVYNFELPNIPETYVHRIGRTARAGRDGKSVSFCQPDELGYLRDIEKLLKITVPVAQDASWAHEAPIAPPKPGGGRRRGGGGGGGRPGAGRGAKPGGARPQAAKPAGGNRRRRGPKKA